One region of Intestinimonas massiliensis (ex Afouda et al. 2020) genomic DNA includes:
- a CDS encoding recombinase family protein has translation MPRIRKDKTARSYAEPFWKIGLYIRLSKEDDNEDESESVINQEKILRDFVDSYFEPGTFVIVDVFADDGLTGTDTARPNFKRLEGCIVRKEVNCMIIKSLARGFRNLADQQKFLEEFIPINGARFICTGTPFIDTYANPHSASGLEVPIRGMFNEQFAATTSEEIRKTFKMKRERGEFIGAFATYGYKKDPNDKNSLLVDEEAAEVVKSIYHWFVNEGYSKMGIAKRLNQMGEPNPEAYKKKKGLKYNNPNSGKNDGLWSASTIARILQNEIYTGVMVQGRNRVISYKVHKQISVPEDEWFVVPNTHEPIIDRETFEKAQALHKRDTRTAPGKQEVYLMSGFVRCADCQKAMRRKTARNIAYYSCRSYTDKKICSKHSIRQDKLENAVLAALQMQIALVDQLAEEIERINNAPVINRENKRLSYSLKQAEKQLKQYNDASDSLYLDWKSGEITKEEYRRLKGKIAEQIQQLEANISYLKEEMQIMADGIGADDPYLTAFLKYKNIQSLNRGIVVELIKAVWVHENGEITVDFNFADEYQRIIDYIENNHNIITVIESKAI, from the coding sequence ATGCCCCGCATACGCAAAGACAAAACGGCACGCAGTTACGCAGAGCCGTTTTGGAAAATCGGGCTATACATTCGACTATCCAAAGAGGACGATAACGAGGACGAAAGCGAGAGTGTTATCAATCAAGAAAAGATACTCCGCGACTTTGTAGACAGCTATTTTGAGCCGGGTACTTTTGTCATTGTAGACGTGTTTGCCGACGACGGATTGACAGGCACAGACACAGCGCGACCAAACTTCAAACGGCTTGAGGGCTGTATTGTCCGCAAAGAAGTAAACTGCATGATTATCAAATCCCTTGCACGCGGTTTCCGCAACCTTGCCGACCAGCAGAAGTTTTTGGAGGAGTTCATACCGATTAACGGCGCAAGGTTTATTTGCACAGGCACGCCATTCATTGATACCTACGCTAACCCCCATTCAGCAAGCGGACTTGAAGTACCTATAAGGGGAATGTTCAATGAACAGTTTGCCGCCACCACTTCCGAAGAAATCCGCAAAACTTTCAAGATGAAACGGGAGCGCGGCGAGTTCATCGGTGCATTTGCCACCTATGGTTATAAAAAAGACCCGAACGACAAAAACAGCCTATTGGTAGATGAAGAAGCAGCGGAAGTTGTGAAAAGCATATATCATTGGTTTGTCAATGAGGGGTACAGCAAAATGGGGATTGCAAAAAGGCTTAATCAAATGGGAGAGCCTAACCCCGAAGCCTACAAAAAGAAAAAAGGATTGAAGTACAACAATCCTAATTCCGGCAAAAATGACGGGCTATGGTCTGCCAGCACGATTGCAAGGATATTGCAGAACGAAATCTATACGGGCGTAATGGTACAGGGCAGAAACCGCGTTATCAGCTACAAAGTCCATAAGCAGATCAGCGTCCCGGAAGATGAATGGTTTGTCGTCCCCAACACACACGAACCGATCATTGACAGAGAAACATTTGAGAAAGCGCAAGCCCTACATAAGCGCGACACAAGAACGGCACCGGGCAAGCAGGAAGTCTATTTAATGTCCGGCTTTGTCCGTTGCGCAGACTGTCAAAAAGCCATGCGGCGAAAAACCGCCCGCAATATCGCCTACTATTCTTGCCGCAGCTATACAGACAAAAAGATTTGCAGCAAACATTCTATCCGGCAGGATAAATTGGAAAATGCGGTTTTGGCAGCTTTGCAAATGCAAATTGCCCTTGTAGATCAGCTTGCAGAAGAAATTGAACGTATCAACAACGCGCCTGTAATCAACAGGGAAAACAAACGGTTATCCTATTCATTGAAACAGGCAGAAAAGCAACTAAAACAGTACAATGACGCTTCCGACAGCTTGTACCTCGATTGGAAAAGCGGCGAAATCACAAAAGAAGAATACCGCCGCTTGAAAGGCAAGATTGCAGAACAGATACAGCAGCTTGAAGCGAATATCTCTTATCTGAAAGAGGAAATGCAAATCATGGCTGACGGTATCGGAGCCGACGACCCGTATCTAACCGCCTTTCTGAAATATAAAAACATTCAGAGCCTAAACCGAGGAATTGTAGTTGAACTTATCAAAGCGGTTTGGGTGCATGAGAACGGGGAAATAACGGTTGACTTCAATTTTGCCGACGAGTACCAGCGAATTATTGATTACATCGAGAATAACCACAACATAATTACGGTGATTGAGAGCAAGGCGATATGA
- a CDS encoding tetratricopeptide repeat-containing glycosyltransferase — MGNYSVCVYAICKNEESFVDRWMDSMSEADRVVVLDTGSSDATVEKLRNRGAEVTVEVISPWRFDTARNRSLELVPEDADICVCTDLDEVFQPGWRERLEDAWTPGAGQATYRYTWSFNPDGSEGVVFWYEKIHVRHGYRWVHPVHEVLVWVGEGAPGPMVTAEGVQLDHHPDPSKSRGQYLPLLELSVAEDPEDDRNVHYLGREYLYHGRWEDCISTLQRHLAMPKAVWRDERAASMRYMAKAYLQLGEPGPARGWYLRAVAEAPHLREPYIDLALLLYEQEAWDGVLYFTGCALSITHRPRTYICEAAPWGSLPYDLRAVAFYHTGRFSQALEAAQAALALEPENERLRGNVDLLNRMIPSDQT, encoded by the coding sequence ATGGGGAACTATTCTGTCTGCGTCTATGCGATCTGCAAAAACGAGGAATCGTTTGTAGATCGCTGGATGGATTCCATGTCAGAGGCGGACCGGGTCGTGGTGCTGGACACGGGCTCGTCCGATGCGACCGTGGAAAAGCTGCGGAACCGGGGCGCCGAGGTAACGGTGGAAGTGATTTCCCCCTGGCGCTTCGACACCGCGCGCAATCGCTCCTTGGAGCTGGTACCGGAGGATGCGGACATCTGTGTATGCACCGATCTGGATGAAGTGTTCCAGCCCGGCTGGCGGGAGCGTCTGGAGGATGCCTGGACGCCCGGCGCGGGGCAGGCCACGTACCGCTATACCTGGTCTTTCAACCCCGACGGCTCGGAAGGCGTGGTGTTCTGGTACGAGAAGATACACGTCCGACACGGGTATCGCTGGGTCCACCCGGTCCACGAGGTGCTCGTCTGGGTGGGAGAAGGAGCGCCCGGACCTATGGTAACGGCCGAGGGGGTGCAGCTTGACCATCACCCGGACCCCTCCAAATCCAGAGGGCAGTACCTGCCGCTGCTGGAGCTGTCCGTGGCGGAGGACCCGGAGGACGACCGGAACGTCCACTATCTGGGCCGGGAGTACCTCTACCATGGGCGCTGGGAGGACTGCATCTCCACCCTGCAGCGCCACCTGGCCATGCCCAAAGCGGTTTGGCGGGACGAGCGGGCGGCCTCCATGCGGTATATGGCCAAGGCCTACCTTCAGTTGGGGGAGCCAGGCCCGGCCCGGGGCTGGTATCTTCGGGCGGTGGCCGAGGCGCCCCACCTGCGTGAGCCCTACATCGACTTGGCGCTGCTGCTGTATGAACAGGAGGCGTGGGACGGGGTCCTCTATTTCACCGGCTGCGCTCTGTCCATCACCCACCGCCCCCGGACCTATATCTGTGAAGCCGCCCCGTGGGGCAGTCTGCCCTACGATCTGCGCGCCGTCGCCTTTTATCACACCGGTCGCTTTTCGCAGGCTCTGGAGGCAGCACAGGCGGCGCTTGCCCTGGAACCGGAAAATGAGCGCCTGCGAGGAAATGTGGATTTACTCAACCGCATGATCCCATCGGATCAGACTTGA
- the pyrB gene encoding aspartate carbamoyltransferase — MRHLIDFGDLSRAEWETLYRRCSDIMDHPADFLDACRGKVMASLFYEPSTRTNFSFQTAMLRVGGTVFGFADPNSSSVAKGETLKDTIKMVSGYADVVVMRNPKEGAAKAASLYSHVPVVNAGDGGHMHPTQTTADLTTITRLRGGVDGLSVGLCGDLKNGRTVHSLIKAMAKFDGIKFFLISPRELAVPEYMRAFMRENGMRFTEVTGLESVIPSLDVLYMTRIQRERFVDPLEYERNKGIYILTRRKLDRAKKDLLVMHPLPRVDEITVDVDDDPRAVYFEQARYGMFARMALLTDLANQERLTPDPVEIGTRPVCSNPRCITQTELYLPPLVKENSGVDCCAYCDAALR; from the coding sequence ATGCGGCATCTCATCGATTTTGGAGATTTGTCACGAGCGGAGTGGGAGACGTTGTACCGTCGGTGCAGCGATATCATGGACCACCCCGCTGATTTTTTGGACGCATGCCGGGGAAAGGTGATGGCCAGCTTATTCTATGAGCCCTCCACCCGGACCAACTTTTCCTTCCAGACCGCCATGCTGCGGGTGGGTGGCACGGTGTTCGGCTTTGCCGACCCCAACTCTTCCTCCGTGGCCAAGGGCGAGACCCTGAAGGACACCATCAAAATGGTGTCTGGCTATGCCGACGTGGTGGTCATGCGCAATCCAAAGGAGGGCGCAGCCAAGGCGGCTTCCCTCTACTCCCACGTCCCGGTCGTCAACGCCGGCGACGGAGGCCACATGCACCCGACCCAGACCACCGCCGACCTGACCACCATCACCCGTCTTCGGGGCGGGGTGGACGGGCTGTCCGTGGGCCTGTGCGGCGACCTGAAGAACGGCCGGACCGTACACTCCCTCATCAAGGCCATGGCCAAGTTCGACGGCATCAAGTTTTTTCTGATCTCCCCCCGGGAGCTGGCGGTGCCCGAGTATATGCGCGCCTTTATGCGGGAGAACGGCATGCGGTTCACCGAGGTCACCGGCCTGGAGTCGGTCATCCCCTCGCTGGATGTGCTGTATATGACCCGCATCCAGCGGGAGCGCTTCGTGGACCCGCTGGAATACGAGCGCAACAAGGGAATCTACATCCTGACCCGGCGGAAGCTGGACCGGGCCAAAAAGGACCTGCTGGTGATGCACCCACTGCCCCGGGTGGATGAGATCACGGTGGATGTGGACGACGACCCCCGGGCAGTCTACTTTGAGCAGGCCCGCTACGGCATGTTCGCCCGCATGGCCCTGTTGACCGACCTGGCCAATCAGGAACGTCTGACGCCGGACCCGGTGGAGATCGGTACCCGGCCGGTGTGCTCCAATCCCCGGTGCATCACCCAGACCGAGTTGTACCTGCCGCCTCTGGTGAAGGAAAACAGCGGCGTGGATTGCTGTGCCTACTGCGACGCTGCGCTGCGATGA
- a CDS encoding putative ABC transporter permease, with translation MAAWFWYFVLYSFLGFLVEVVFARITHNPKRDRKCLYFLPLCPVYGLGVLLMLALPAARSNSWLLFLWAALSATGAEYLMDLFYDRVLGVSFWDYSHLPLNLHGRVCLLFSFFWGILGLIAVRLVHPLAAELVSRIPQAVTLPAALFLALDIGFSVFVLRRDGTTDALMWYRRLPARGARHSLPEK, from the coding sequence ATGGCGGCATGGTTCTGGTATTTTGTCCTCTACAGCTTTCTGGGCTTCCTGGTGGAGGTGGTCTTCGCGCGAATCACCCATAATCCCAAAAGGGATCGAAAATGCCTCTATTTCCTGCCGCTCTGCCCGGTGTACGGGCTGGGCGTGCTTTTGATGCTGGCCCTGCCCGCCGCCCGTTCCAATTCCTGGCTGCTGTTTCTGTGGGCCGCCCTGTCCGCCACCGGAGCGGAGTACCTCATGGACCTCTTCTATGACAGGGTGCTGGGGGTCTCCTTCTGGGATTATTCCCATCTTCCTCTGAACCTCCACGGCAGGGTCTGTCTGCTTTTCTCCTTTTTCTGGGGCATTTTGGGCCTGATCGCCGTCCGGCTGGTCCACCCTCTCGCGGCGGAGCTGGTCTCCCGCATCCCGCAGGCGGTCACCCTCCCCGCCGCCCTGTTCCTGGCGCTGGACATCGGCTTTTCCGTCTTTGTGCTCCGCCGGGACGGCACCACGGACGCGCTGATGTGGTACCGCCGTCTGCCCGCCCGCGGCGCCCGGCACTCTCTCCCGGAAAAGTAA
- a CDS encoding DUF1540 domain-containing protein, with protein MNQNRHANPSIACTVSTCAFHCKDQNHCSLNEIKVGCCDPKVTDCTSTECASFQLGSCDHCR; from the coding sequence ATGAATCAGAATCGACATGCCAATCCCAGCATCGCCTGCACCGTGTCCACCTGCGCCTTCCACTGCAAGGACCAGAACCACTGCTCTCTGAACGAGATCAAGGTGGGCTGCTGCGATCCCAAGGTCACCGACTGCACCTCCACCGAGTGCGCTTCCTTCCAATTGGGCTCTTGTGACCACTGCCGCTAA
- a CDS encoding L-lactate permease has product MGEIIFRGILALLPIIWLIVALTGLKMAGHKACVGALIITILESLFLWKMPVIDCATSALEGFASALWPIILVIIAAIFTYNLSLKTGAMDVIKQMLTGVSADKRVLVLLIGWCFGGFMEGMAGFGTAIAIPASMLAGMGMNPIAACLVCMLANAFPTAFGSVGIPTVTLANVTGLDALPLAFTTVVQMIPFMILVPFLMVIVGGGGVKALKGVVGITLVSGASFVLPQLIVAKFTGPELAVIVGCVVSLGCTILMARSRKNAEVPAEYNMRAEGVHGKIDGRKALASWLPFILIFILLLITSKLVSPINSALAGFSTSVKISTSANAGKASFSWINTPGIWIFVAAIIGGVVQKASAKVMWETLVATVKQMSKTIVTIMSVLAVAKIMTYCGMINDMATFFVSITGSFYPFVAPIIAALGAFITGSGTSTEVLLGSLQTAAAQQIGVSEFWLAAANSTGAGIGKILSPQCIATAAAAVGLIGQDSKLLGGIIKWAVLELVIACLVVGLLGGILTPILGI; this is encoded by the coding sequence GTGGGAGAAATTATATTCAGGGGGATTTTGGCGCTGCTCCCCATCATATGGCTGATTGTGGCACTGACAGGGCTCAAGATGGCGGGCCACAAGGCCTGCGTGGGAGCGCTTATTATTACGATTCTAGAATCCCTGTTTCTGTGGAAAATGCCGGTTATAGACTGCGCCACCTCCGCGCTGGAGGGCTTCGCATCTGCTCTTTGGCCCATTATTTTGGTCATTATCGCGGCTATCTTTACCTACAATCTATCCCTGAAAACTGGGGCCATGGATGTTATCAAGCAGATGCTCACCGGTGTCTCCGCCGATAAGCGTGTGCTCGTGCTTCTCATCGGCTGGTGCTTCGGCGGCTTTATGGAGGGAATGGCCGGTTTTGGAACGGCCATCGCCATTCCTGCCAGCATGTTGGCGGGAATGGGCATGAATCCGATAGCGGCTTGCTTGGTGTGCATGCTGGCTAACGCATTCCCAACCGCTTTTGGTTCGGTGGGTATTCCTACCGTTACTCTGGCAAATGTGACCGGGCTTGACGCCCTACCTCTTGCTTTTACCACTGTGGTGCAAATGATTCCCTTCATGATTCTGGTGCCTTTCCTGATGGTTATTGTTGGCGGCGGCGGAGTTAAGGCCCTTAAGGGCGTGGTTGGCATTACCTTGGTCTCCGGTGCCTCTTTTGTGCTCCCGCAGCTTATTGTCGCCAAGTTCACCGGTCCAGAACTGGCTGTTATCGTGGGTTGCGTGGTCAGCCTAGGTTGCACCATTCTTATGGCCCGGAGCCGCAAAAACGCGGAGGTGCCCGCTGAGTACAATATGCGCGCTGAGGGTGTCCATGGGAAGATTGATGGCCGGAAGGCCTTGGCCTCTTGGCTTCCCTTCATTCTCATCTTCATCCTGTTGTTGATTACTTCTAAGTTGGTAAGCCCTATCAACAGCGCCTTGGCGGGCTTCTCCACCTCTGTCAAGATCAGCACCTCGGCTAATGCGGGCAAAGCATCCTTCAGCTGGATTAACACCCCCGGCATTTGGATTTTTGTGGCGGCCATTATCGGCGGTGTTGTCCAGAAGGCCAGCGCTAAGGTCATGTGGGAGACGCTGGTCGCCACCGTCAAACAGATGTCCAAGACCATTGTGACCATTATGTCGGTGCTGGCCGTGGCAAAAATTATGACCTACTGCGGTATGATCAACGATATGGCCACTTTCTTTGTCTCTATCACTGGTAGCTTTTATCCCTTTGTGGCCCCCATCATTGCTGCGTTGGGAGCTTTCATCACTGGCAGTGGCACCAGCACCGAGGTGCTCTTAGGCAGTTTGCAGACCGCTGCGGCGCAGCAAATAGGTGTATCCGAGTTCTGGCTGGCGGCGGCAAACTCCACCGGTGCTGGTATAGGCAAAATTCTATCTCCTCAGTGCATTGCCACCGCGGCTGCGGCCGTGGGCCTGATTGGCCAGGATTCTAAGCTACTGGGCGGCATTATTAAATGGGCTGTTCTGGAACTGGTTATCGCCTGCTTAGTCGTGGGCTTGCTGGGCGGTATTCTTACCCCGATTCTGGGTATTTGA
- the larA gene encoding nickel-dependent lactate racemase, which produces MQIAYGTSGIPWVRSLEGVEVLESGIGELKATKSEDELVLEAMAKPIDSPKLSELAKGKKTCTIIISDHTRPVPSKHIIPFMLAELRQGSPEIDITLLVATGFHRPTSKDELIQKLGEKIVAEEKIVIHDSQDPASNVEIGVLPSGARLVIDKVAAETELLVSEGFIEPHFFAGFSGGRKSVLPGVCDQVTVLGNHCAKFIASDCARTGVLKGNPLHIDMVDAARQAKLAYIVNVIIDEDKKVVAAFAGNYVKAHETGCAFLKGYCRVKPQKRGDVVITSNGGAPLDQNMYQSVKGLTAAESAAAPGAVLIICSRCNDGTGGEGFYRALKDCESPEKLQEETLKIPMEQTNPDQWEYQILVRMMCKHHIIFVSDPSARQFVEDMKLEYAPDLETALDRAYALKGKDAHTVVIPNGISVIVEE; this is translated from the coding sequence ATGCAAATCGCGTACGGAACCAGCGGGATACCTTGGGTGCGGAGCCTGGAGGGCGTGGAGGTTCTGGAGTCCGGGATCGGCGAGCTGAAGGCGACGAAGAGCGAGGACGAGCTGGTGCTGGAGGCCATGGCCAAGCCCATCGACTCTCCCAAGCTGTCCGAGCTGGCCAAGGGCAAAAAGACCTGCACCATCATCATCAGCGACCATACCCGTCCGGTGCCCAGCAAGCACATCATCCCCTTCATGCTCGCCGAGCTGCGGCAGGGCAGCCCCGAGATCGACATCACCCTGCTGGTGGCCACCGGCTTCCACCGCCCCACCAGCAAGGACGAGCTCATCCAAAAGCTGGGCGAAAAGATCGTGGCGGAGGAGAAGATCGTCATCCATGACAGCCAGGACCCGGCCAGCAACGTGGAGATCGGCGTGCTGCCCTCCGGGGCCCGGCTGGTCATCGACAAGGTGGCGGCCGAGACCGAGCTGCTGGTCAGCGAGGGCTTTATCGAGCCCCACTTCTTCGCCGGCTTCTCCGGCGGCCGCAAGAGCGTGCTGCCCGGCGTGTGCGATCAGGTGACGGTGCTGGGCAACCACTGCGCCAAGTTCATCGCCTCCGACTGCGCCCGCACCGGCGTGCTGAAGGGCAACCCCCTGCACATCGACATGGTGGACGCCGCCCGGCAGGCCAAGCTGGCCTACATCGTCAACGTCATCATCGACGAGGACAAGAAGGTAGTCGCCGCCTTTGCCGGCAACTACGTCAAGGCCCATGAGACTGGCTGTGCGTTCCTGAAGGGCTACTGCCGGGTGAAGCCCCAGAAGCGGGGCGACGTGGTCATCACCTCCAACGGCGGCGCGCCCCTGGATCAGAACATGTACCAGAGCGTCAAGGGCCTGACCGCCGCCGAGTCCGCCGCCGCTCCCGGCGCCGTGCTCATCATCTGCTCCCGCTGCAACGACGGCACCGGCGGCGAGGGCTTCTACCGGGCTCTGAAGGACTGTGAATCCCCGGAGAAGCTCCAGGAGGAGACCCTCAAGATCCCCATGGAGCAGACCAACCCCGACCAGTGGGAGTACCAGATCCTGGTGCGCATGATGTGCAAGCACCATATCATCTTCGTCTCCGACCCCTCCGCCAGGCAGTTTGTGGAGGACATGAAGCTGGAGTACGCCCCCGACCTGGAGACTGCTCTGGACCGGGCCTACGCCCTCAAGGGCAAGGACGCCCACACCGTGGTCATCCCCAACGGCATCTCCGTCATCGTGGAGGAGTAA
- a CDS encoding FAD-binding oxidoreductase — protein MATYNPVTPEIIEELKKISGDRVVVGADVNPDYSRDEMPIYGTKMPDVSIDVLSTEEVSAIMKVCYDNNIPVTCRGAGTGLVGACTPIAGGVVLCTMRMKQILEYDTDNFVVRVQPGVLLNDLAEDALKQGLLYPPDPGEKFATLGGNVSTNAGGLRAVKYGATRDYVRAMTVVLPTGEIVKMGATVSKTSSGYSLLNLIIGSEGTLGIITELTLKLIPAPKQTVSLICPFEDLATCISTVPLFKKAHMDPQALEFFEREILISSEEYLGKAVFPRNIGGQDVGAYLLVTFDANTQDAIDALVEQAAELVVEAGAMDVLVADTPAKMKDAWAARSSFLEGIEEQTKLLDECDVVVPVSKIADFVLYIKEIDKEFDFEVKMFGHAGDGNLHVYTCSVDMEMDAFVKQVDQFMRKLYAKTTELGGQISGEHGIGMGKVEYLAESVGPVNMRLMEEIKKVFDPKMILNPGKVCYTL, from the coding sequence ATGGCAACCTACAATCCAGTCACCCCTGAAATCATCGAAGAGCTGAAGAAGATCTCCGGCGACCGCGTCGTCGTGGGCGCGGACGTCAACCCCGACTACTCCCGCGACGAGATGCCCATCTACGGCACCAAGATGCCCGACGTCTCCATTGATGTGCTGAGCACCGAAGAGGTCTCCGCCATCATGAAGGTCTGCTATGACAACAACATCCCCGTGACCTGCCGCGGCGCTGGCACCGGCCTGGTGGGCGCCTGCACCCCCATCGCCGGCGGTGTGGTGCTGTGCACCATGCGCATGAAGCAGATCCTGGAATATGATACCGACAACTTTGTCGTCCGGGTCCAGCCCGGCGTGCTGCTCAACGACCTGGCCGAGGACGCCCTGAAGCAGGGCCTGCTGTATCCCCCCGATCCCGGTGAGAAGTTTGCCACGCTGGGCGGCAACGTCTCCACCAACGCCGGCGGCCTGCGGGCCGTCAAGTACGGCGCCACCCGCGACTATGTCCGGGCCATGACCGTGGTCCTGCCCACCGGCGAGATCGTCAAGATGGGCGCCACCGTCTCCAAGACCTCCTCCGGCTACTCCCTGCTCAACCTCATCATCGGCTCCGAGGGCACCCTCGGCATCATCACCGAGCTGACCCTCAAGCTCATCCCCGCCCCCAAGCAGACCGTCAGCCTCATCTGCCCCTTCGAGGACCTGGCCACCTGCATCTCCACCGTGCCCCTGTTCAAGAAGGCCCACATGGACCCCCAGGCTCTGGAGTTCTTTGAGCGAGAGATCCTCATCTCCTCCGAGGAGTATCTGGGCAAGGCCGTGTTCCCCCGCAACATCGGCGGGCAGGACGTGGGCGCCTATCTGCTGGTGACCTTCGACGCCAACACCCAGGACGCCATCGACGCCCTGGTGGAGCAGGCCGCCGAGCTGGTGGTCGAGGCCGGCGCCATGGACGTCCTGGTGGCCGACACCCCCGCCAAGATGAAGGACGCCTGGGCCGCCCGCTCCTCCTTCCTGGAGGGCATCGAGGAGCAGACCAAGCTGCTGGACGAGTGCGACGTGGTCGTCCCCGTCTCCAAGATCGCCGACTTCGTGCTCTACATCAAGGAGATCGACAAGGAGTTCGACTTTGAGGTCAAGATGTTCGGCCACGCCGGCGACGGCAACCTGCACGTTTACACCTGCTCCGTGGACATGGAGATGGACGCCTTCGTCAAGCAGGTGGACCAGTTCATGCGCAAGCTCTACGCCAAGACCACCGAGCTGGGCGGCCAGATCTCCGGCGAGCACGGCATCGGCATGGGCAAGGTGGAGTACCTGGCCGAGTCTGTGGGGCCCGTCAATATGCGCCTCATGGAGGAGATCAAGAAGGTCTTCGATCCCAAGATGATCCTCAACCCCGGAAAGGTCTGCTACACCCTCTGA
- a CDS encoding helix-turn-helix domain-containing protein: protein MSRGKYNPDGGRESGLAGRIRQIIRESGVKQVEFAQSLGISANYVYLLTSGRKTAISETLARLIERVYGYPADWVLQGEEGGGRPVHGLQAEVLQRVERMSEPELRAVADFIRSMERPPSQE from the coding sequence ATGTCCAGGGGAAAATATAACCCAGACGGGGGAAGGGAATCCGGCCTTGCCGGGCGTATCCGGCAGATCATTCGGGAGAGCGGGGTCAAGCAGGTGGAGTTTGCCCAGAGCCTTGGTATCAGCGCAAACTATGTCTATCTGCTCACCAGCGGACGGAAAACGGCCATTTCCGAGACCCTGGCCCGGCTGATCGAGCGTGTCTACGGCTACCCGGCGGACTGGGTCCTCCAGGGGGAGGAGGGCGGGGGGCGGCCTGTGCACGGCCTTCAGGCCGAGGTGCTCCAGCGGGTAGAGCGCATGAGCGAGCCGGAGTTGCGGGCAGTGGCCGATTTTATCCGCAGCATGGAACGGCCGCCATCCCAAGAATAA